The Thalassospira sp. TSL5-1 region TCTTTCAGGCTTTACTCAAGTATTACATACTAACCTTTGGTGTGGGAACTAATACTCCACACGGTTAGTTTTGATTTTTGTAAAGTTTGCGCGGTTCAGGCAACTCATCCACTCGTTTGCCAGACATATAACCGTCTTTCGGTATCGCAGAGGTTGAGCAAACCCTCTGTCGGTAAGTTGAAAGCGGCGACTTTGATCTTGTGATGTGACTTTTCGTCATTTCATTGCTGGACAATGACGCCGTGTGACCGGAATGCGGGGTTTGATGGTTTTGGGCGTAAAGCCGAAAAACATACAGGCCGAGCTGTGCGTAAGCCGCAGGTGTCCGTTAAGGATATGTCCGGTCTTCCGTCTTTCCTACCAATCGCGATTGCGGGGGTATTGGTGTTGTTGCCATGCCTCCTGGCTTGAAAGGGCCGGAATTGTGATTGGCGTTTTGTTTTTTGCCGGTTTTGGCAAGCAGGCAGGCGCCGGTCACGAGGTTTAGAATTCGAGATTGGAGACGGCATGAGAGATTCTTCTGTAGCGCCTAAAGAGCGCATTAACGTTAAATTCGTACCGGCAACGGGGGACCAGAAGGAAGAAGTCGAACTGCCGCTTAAGATGGTGGTCATGGGGGACTTCGCCGGCAAGGCCGACGATACACCTCTTGAAAATCGCAAAGCGGTCGAAATCGACAAGAATTCCTTTGGCAATGTTCTGCGCGAAATGAACCTGGAGCGTACGCTTCAGGTGGATGATGTCTTGCGTGATGACCCCGATGCCTCGTTGAGCCTGAAGCTGAAATTTGAAAGCCTTCAGGACTTTTCCCCTGATTCCATTGTTGAACAGGTGCCCGAGCTTAAAAAGCTGGCCGACCTGCGCGAAGCACTGACGGCCCTTAAGGGACCGTTGGGGAACCTGCCGGCTTTCCGCCGCGCGCTAAGCGAAATCGTCGATGATCCGCAAAAACGGGACGCCCTGCTGGCCGAACTTGATGGTTCGGAGAAGGCAGACGCCTCGACCGACGGCAATGATGCCGGCGACAAAAGCTGATCATCCCAAAACATATCAATGCCAGGCGTTGAAACGCCGAACATCGTGTTGGAAAGACGAGAACAATGAATACCGAAACACTTGATCCTGTTGCCCAAAGTCAAGGTCACGCCCAGGATTCCCTGCTTGACCAGATCATGGCGAAAAGCAATCTGGTGCCGGAAGATGACGGTTATGACGTTGCGCGTAAGGGTGTTGAAGCCTTTATCGCCGAGTTGCTGGCAGGGGATACCTCGGCCGAGCCGGTAAACAAGGCCCGCGTTGATCGCATGATTGCCGAACTGGACCGCAAGATTTCGCGCCAGATGGACGAAATTTTGCACCACCCGGAATTCCAGGAACTTGAATCAACCTGGCGCAGCCTGAAGCTTTTGGTCGATCGCACCGATTTCCGCGAAAATATCAAGATCGAGCTTCTGTCCATCCGCAAGGATGAACTGCTGGAAGATTTTGAACTGTCGCCGGAAGTGCCGCAGTCGGGCCTTTACAAACATGTTTATTCGGCTGGTTACGGCCAGTTTGGGGGGGAACCGGTCGGTGCCATGATTGGCATGTACTCGTTCAATGCCTCCTCGCCGGACATGAAGCTTTTGCAATATTGCGCATCGGTTGGCGCAATGGCGCATGCACCGTTCATTTCTTCGGTCAGCCCGAAATTCTTTGGTGTGGATTCCTTCACCGAACTCGGTGAAATCAAGGAACTGTCCTCGCTGTTTGAAGGGCCGCAATATGCCAAATGGCGTGGTCTGCGTGAGTCCGAAGATTCCCGTTATGTCGGCCTGACCGCCCCGCGGTTCCTGCTGCGGACCCCTTATGATCCGCTGGAAAACCCGACCAAGACCTTCCAGTATCGTGAAGCGGTTGAAGACAGCCACGAAAATTACCTATGGGGCAACACGGCGGTTCTGCTGGGTGAACGCATCAATGACAGCTTTGCCAAGTTCCGCTGGAGCCCGAACATCATCGGCCCGCAGTCCGGTGGTGCGGTCAATGACCTGCCGGTTCATGTTTATGAATCCTTTGGTCAGCTTGAACAGAAAATTCCGACCGAAACCCTGATTACGGACCGTCGTGAATTTGAACTGGCCGAAGAAGGCTTTATTGCGCTGACCATGCGCAAAGGGTCGGATAATGCAGCCTTTTTCTCGGCCAATTCCATCCAGAAGCCGAAACGTTTTCCGAACACCAAGGAAGGCAAGGAAGCCGAAACCAATTACAAGCTCGGCACCCAGCTTCCCTACATGTTCATCATCAACCGTCTGGCACACTACATCAAGGTGTTGCAGCGCGAACAGATCGGCGCGTGGAAAGAACGTTCCGACCTTGAACGCGAACTGAATGCCTGGATCGTCCAGTATGTTGCCGATCAGGAAAATCCGCCTGCCGATGTGCGTTCGCGTCGTCCGCTTCGTGCCGCCAAGATCGAGGTTTCGGATGTTGCCGGTGATCCGGGCTGGTACCGGGTTAGCATGGCTGTGCGTCCGCACTTCAAATATATGGGTGCGAATTTCGAGCTGTCCCTGGTTGGCCGTTTGGATAAAGACTGATGAATCATCCCCTGGCACGTCAACATGTTGAAGCGGTGCGGTCGCGTTCCCTGATGGAACGTATCCGTGCCGACGATCTGGGGCAGACCTCGCATGTTAGCGACAGGCTTGCCGCCCGCGTTGCGTCGATCAAGAACAATCTTTTGAACGTTCTGAATGGTCGCAGCGGCGGGTCGCAAAGTGCGCCTGGTTTTGGGCTGGCCGATTTTAACGATGCCTCGGTCGGGTCAACCGACATGCTGCGCATTGTTGCGAACGATATTCGCAATGTCATCGAAACTTACGAGCCGCGTGTCAGCAACGTGGCGGTGCGTTTTGATCGCGAACAGGAAAACGGGCTTGAACTGTTTTTCCAGATATCGGCTCGCACCCAAATCGGTACGGCCCGTGAACAGGTCACGATTGACCTGGTTCTTTCCGAAGGGCGTTCGTTTTCCTTGAGAATGGGTAGGTAGGTCATTGTGTCTACAGCACGTTATTTTCAGGATGAGCTGGATTATTTGCGGAATTCCGGGCAAGACTTTGCCCGGCATTTCCCCAAGCTGACAAATTACCTGTCCGAACGCAGTACCGACCCCGATGTCGAACGGTTGTTGGAGGGCTTTGCCCTCCTGACCGGGCGGCTGCGGGAAAAAATCGACGATCAGTTACCCGAAGTCACCCAGTCGCTGTTGATGTTGCTGTGGCCCAATTTTTTGCGCCCGGTCCCGTCAATGGTGGTCATGCAAATGAACCCGCGCGAAGGGGCGATTAACGAAAGCCAGATGCTGCCTGCCGGGCTGGAAGTGGAAAGCATTCCGGTTGGTGGCACGGTGTGCAAGTTCCGCACGGCTTATGATACCGAAATTCTGCCGATCCGGGTTTCTGATATTCATCATGGTGTGTCGAAGGAAAAATCCGTCATCACCATGCAGATCGAAAGCCTGGCCGAAGAGGAAATTCGCGGGATTAACCTGACACGTTTGCGGTTCCATCTTGGTGGCAGTGATTATTCCGCACTGACGCTGGGCCTGTGGCTGCATCGCTATCTTAAAATGGCGAAAATCCGTGATATTGATACGGGTAATGAAATTGCCCTGGGCAAGGATTGCGTCAAGCAGGTTGGTCTTCAAAAATCCGAAGAAGTCTTGCCTTATCCTGATAACAGCTTTGTTGGCTATCGGTTGTTACAGGAATTTTATGCCTTTCCGCAAAAGTATTACTTTGTTGATCTTTTAAATATTCCAACCGCCCATTTGGGGGCGGATGCAACACGCTTTGAAGTGGTGTTTGAATTTGAACGCCCGATGCCGCCTGACGTGCGTATCGGCAAACAAAGCTTTTTGCTGCATTGTGTGCCGGCTATCAATTTGTTTGAGCATGATGCCGAACCGATTTTGCTGGATGGTCGCCGGACCGAATATCACATCCGCCCGACCCGGCGCGATGCAGGCGAGATCGAGGTTTTTTCGATTGATGCCGTGACGGGCTGGCGCCCGTCGGAAGAAGGCCATTCGGGCGGTATTTCGCGCGAATTCAGCCGGTTTGAATCCTTCATGCACGAAATTGAACGGGTCGATGGCCGGGCGGCGGTTTATTTCCGGGAAAAGGTGCGCCAGTCGCTGTCGGGTGAAAAGCTGGACCGTCTGATTTCCTTTGTCCGTGAGGATGAGCTTTACCAGGTTAATGACGGTGAAACGGTTTCGGTGCGGCTGACCTGTTCAAACGGGGCAACCCCGCGTGATCTGGCGGTGGGGGATGTGTGCATTCCCACCCACATGATCCCGTCTTTTGTCAGCCCGACCAATGTGACACGGCCGACACCGCCACGGTACCCGGTCGTTGATGGCGCGCTGCAATGGCAGCTTATTTCGGCACTGTCGCTGAACTACCTGTCTTTGCAAAGTGTCGAGGCCCTGCGCACCATTTTGAACGTGTTTGACTTTAACGCCAAGGTGGACCGCCAGCGCGAACGCGAAGCCGTGATGCGCCTGGAAGGCATTGCCAATATTTCATCGCATACGATTGACCGTCTGTTTAAGGGCCTGCCGGTACGCGGCATGCGCTCGACGATCGAGATGCGCGAAAGCAAATTTGCCAGCGAGGGCGAGATGTATCTGTTCTCGACCGTTCTGGCCGAATTTTTTGCGCTGTATGCCACCATCAATTCGTTCCACGAACTTGTCGTGCGTGGACTGGAAGCAGGGGAGGAGTACCGATGGACGGCCCGTATCGGCAACCAGCCCCTCATATGATTGATGATTTAAAGGCCAACCCGCAGCGTTATTCGTTTTTCCGTGCTGTCGAAATTTTGCTTAAGGCATCTGGCCAGCAGGTGGAAGAACGCGCCCTGCAGACGCAAAAGGTCGAAGACCTGATTTTCCGGGTCGCGCCGGGGCTGGGGTTTCCGGCATCCGATGTGGTGTCGCTGCGCCCGGTTGACGAGGATGAAGGCAACGAACTGGAAATGACGGTGTCGTTTCTGGGCTTGCACGGGCCGTCGTCGCCTTTGCCGTCGCACATGCTGGAAACCGCAGCCTGGAGTGCTGGGGAAGAAGGTGTTCAGCAGGCGTTTAACGACTTTTTCTCGAACCGGCTGGTGTGGCTGTTTTACCTGATCTGGCGGAAATATCGTTATTACGTGCGCTATAACGCCGGTGCGACAGACCAGTTTTCGGACTGGATGTTCTCGCTGATCGGGATTGGCGGTGATGAAAGCCGGGGCAAGGCCGATGTGCCCTGGGCAAAGCTTTTGACCTATCTGGGCGTTGTGGCGGGGCGGGTGCGTTCGGCAGAAATGGTGAGTGGTGTTATCGCCCATGCCTTTTCTCTGCCCGATGTATCGATCCGCCAGCTTGAACTGCGCAAGGTGGAAATTCCGCAGGACCAGCGTGCGCGCATGGGCAGTGTGAATATGTCGTTGGGCCAGGATTTTGTTATTGGCCGTTTTGTCGAGGACCGGGCAGGCAAGTTTACCGTGGTTTTGCGCAATCTGACCTTCCAGCGGTTCCGCGATTTTTTGCCCAGCGGCAAGGATTACGCCCGACTTAAGGAACTGGTGGAGTTCCTGCTTAAGGATCAGTTGGCCTACGACATTGAACTTAATCTTCAGCGCAATGAAGTCCCGGCATTCAAGCTGGGCTGCCCGGATACCGCAAGTCTGGGCTGGACAACATTTATCGGCAATACGCAGCGCGAGGGGCTGAAGCCCGTGGTGCTGCAGGCACGAGGGTAAAAACGGGACAAACGATGAAAGCAAAATTTCAAATTGAAAATGTGCATGACGCGGTACCCGCATTTCCCGTCAGTTTTGTGTTTTCACAACGGGGCGGGCTGATCGGTTCGGCACCGGATGCTACCTGGCAGATCCAGGATAGCGACGGGGCTATTCCCGAAACGGCAGCCCGCGTCATGGTTACAGACGGGCATTTCACCATCGAACGGGTATCGAACGCCAATATCCGCATTAACCGTGCCAAGGCCCCCATTCCCAGCGGGCGCCCGGTTATTTTGTCTGACAAGGACGAAGTGCAGATCGAAAATCTGAAATGCACCGTCAGCACCGGGCAAAGCGACTATCTCGATGCGCGGCCGGTCAGTGTGCATTCGATGGTGGGGGCTGAACAGGGCAACCGCGAAGGGCTGGTGCGCGACAGTGTTTATGTCGAGGCCCGGCCGGTCGAGGCATCGGACGCGGCACGCGAAACCCGCGATGACCCGCTTGATGTGCTTGATGAGCGCCGGGTTGCCCGCCGTCAGACCGACCCTCTTTCCGCCTTTTCCGAAGCCCGGCGTTCGCGCCAGAGCGATGATGAAATCCTGCTTCAGGATGACGTCAATTTGCACCGTGGTGCTGAACCCCGTGTCACCAACAGCCAACAGGATGATGCCGACATGCACTTTGCCTCGATGCCCAATACCCGTATCCGCCGGGACCGTTATGGTTTTGAAGAACCGGTTCAGTCTGATACCGGGGCATCGGCATCCCAGGCATCATCCGCATCTGGGACATCGCGCAACACCGAAAGCGCCATTGATGCCGTGTCGGTCGATCTGCCCCACGCGGTGGACCATGTTGCCCTGCGCCCGCTGGCAAAAAGCCTGGGCATCCATTTGGGTGAAATGAGCACCGAACAGGCCGCGCGTGTGCTGAGTGATATTGGTGCTTCGTTGCGCGCCGCCCTTGAGGGGTTGAACCATATTTACAAAAGTACCTCGGAAAGGTCGGCCAATTTCCCGCTTGCGACCATGCACCTGCATGCGCTGGAAGATAATCCGATCCGTTTTAGCCGCGATACCGACGAAGCCCTGCATGCCTTTTTCTCCAAGCGCGGGCCGGTGCATTTGTCGGCACCCGCAGCAATGCAGGAATCACTTGATCATTTGAATTCGCATCAGGCGGCAACGGAAAAATCGATTGACCGTGCCCTTGATGCCGTGCTGGCGGCCCTGTTGCCCCGTGCTCTTGAACGCCGGTTCAAGGCCTATGACGCAGCGGGGGTACCGGAAAACCAGGAAGCTTACGACGCCTGGTGCTGGCGGATGTACCGGGCCTATTTCTCCGAATTGCGGTCCCAGCGCCAGCAGGGTTTGCAAATGCTGTTTTGGGAAGTTTTTGGCAACGAATACCGCGCGACGCGCCGTCACGAGCAGATGCAGCGCGATCTGGGTGAAGAAAACGAAAGGGATATTGAACAATGAAGCGTTTGGCGGGCTTTTTTCTGGTGGCTGTTATGGGATTGTCCCTGGCGGCCTGTGAAACGTCAGAAAAGATTTATGACGTTATTTCCGATCCCGGCATTCAGGTTGGTGCTGATGAAGTTCAGCCGACCAAGGTTTCGTTGCAGGCCTATGCCGCAGCCGATGTGAACAAGAATTTTGAAGGTGAAGCATCGCCGGTTGTTGTGCGGGTTCTCGCACTTAGCAGTGACCACCGCGTGTTTAGCTATGATTACTTCTCGCTGACTGATTCAATGGAAAAAACCCTGGGATCGACGCTTAAGGCCGATCTTGGCGAAACC contains the following coding sequences:
- the tssE gene encoding type VI secretion system baseplate subunit TssE, whose protein sequence is MNHPLARQHVEAVRSRSLMERIRADDLGQTSHVSDRLAARVASIKNNLLNVLNGRSGGSQSAPGFGLADFNDASVGSTDMLRIVANDIRNVIETYEPRVSNVAVRFDREQENGLELFFQISARTQIGTAREQVTIDLVLSEGRSFSLRMGR
- the tssG gene encoding type VI secretion system baseplate subunit TssG; translation: MDGPYRQPAPHMIDDLKANPQRYSFFRAVEILLKASGQQVEERALQTQKVEDLIFRVAPGLGFPASDVVSLRPVDEDEGNELEMTVSFLGLHGPSSPLPSHMLETAAWSAGEEGVQQAFNDFFSNRLVWLFYLIWRKYRYYVRYNAGATDQFSDWMFSLIGIGGDESRGKADVPWAKLLTYLGVVAGRVRSAEMVSGVIAHAFSLPDVSIRQLELRKVEIPQDQRARMGSVNMSLGQDFVIGRFVEDRAGKFTVVLRNLTFQRFRDFLPSGKDYARLKELVEFLLKDQLAYDIELNLQRNEVPAFKLGCPDTASLGWTTFIGNTQREGLKPVVLQARG
- the tssC gene encoding type VI secretion system contractile sheath large subunit; translated protein: MNTETLDPVAQSQGHAQDSLLDQIMAKSNLVPEDDGYDVARKGVEAFIAELLAGDTSAEPVNKARVDRMIAELDRKISRQMDEILHHPEFQELESTWRSLKLLVDRTDFRENIKIELLSIRKDELLEDFELSPEVPQSGLYKHVYSAGYGQFGGEPVGAMIGMYSFNASSPDMKLLQYCASVGAMAHAPFISSVSPKFFGVDSFTELGEIKELSSLFEGPQYAKWRGLRESEDSRYVGLTAPRFLLRTPYDPLENPTKTFQYREAVEDSHENYLWGNTAVLLGERINDSFAKFRWSPNIIGPQSGGAVNDLPVHVYESFGQLEQKIPTETLITDRREFELAEEGFIALTMRKGSDNAAFFSANSIQKPKRFPNTKEGKEAETNYKLGTQLPYMFIINRLAHYIKVLQREQIGAWKERSDLERELNAWIVQYVADQENPPADVRSRRPLRAAKIEVSDVAGDPGWYRVSMAVRPHFKYMGANFELSLVGRLDKD
- the tssF gene encoding type VI secretion system baseplate subunit TssF; its protein translation is MSTARYFQDELDYLRNSGQDFARHFPKLTNYLSERSTDPDVERLLEGFALLTGRLREKIDDQLPEVTQSLLMLLWPNFLRPVPSMVVMQMNPREGAINESQMLPAGLEVESIPVGGTVCKFRTAYDTEILPIRVSDIHHGVSKEKSVITMQIESLAEEEIRGINLTRLRFHLGGSDYSALTLGLWLHRYLKMAKIRDIDTGNEIALGKDCVKQVGLQKSEEVLPYPDNSFVGYRLLQEFYAFPQKYYFVDLLNIPTAHLGADATRFEVVFEFERPMPPDVRIGKQSFLLHCVPAINLFEHDAEPILLDGRRTEYHIRPTRRDAGEIEVFSIDAVTGWRPSEEGHSGGISREFSRFESFMHEIERVDGRAAVYFREKVRQSLSGEKLDRLISFVREDELYQVNDGETVSVRLTCSNGATPRDLAVGDVCIPTHMIPSFVSPTNVTRPTPPRYPVVDGALQWQLISALSLNYLSLQSVEALRTILNVFDFNAKVDRQREREAVMRLEGIANISSHTIDRLFKGLPVRGMRSTIEMRESKFASEGEMYLFSTVLAEFFALYATINSFHELVVRGLEAGEEYRWTARIGNQPLI
- the tssB gene encoding type VI secretion system contractile sheath small subunit, whose protein sequence is MRDSSVAPKERINVKFVPATGDQKEEVELPLKMVVMGDFAGKADDTPLENRKAVEIDKNSFGNVLREMNLERTLQVDDVLRDDPDASLSLKLKFESLQDFSPDSIVEQVPELKKLADLREALTALKGPLGNLPAFRRALSEIVDDPQKRDALLAELDGSEKADASTDGNDAGDKS
- the tssJ gene encoding type VI secretion system lipoprotein TssJ is translated as MKRLAGFFLVAVMGLSLAACETSEKIYDVISDPGIQVGADEVQPTKVSLQAYAAADVNKNFEGEASPVVVRVLALSSDHRVFSYDYFSLTDSMEKTLGSTLKADLGETMIKPDTYQVLGPYELPEGTKKIAVIAEYLDLEKAVWRTSVNVRDIGDNDQFLLLLLDEEVRLVKQEG
- the tagH gene encoding type VI secretion system-associated FHA domain protein TagH; protein product: MKAKFQIENVHDAVPAFPVSFVFSQRGGLIGSAPDATWQIQDSDGAIPETAARVMVTDGHFTIERVSNANIRINRAKAPIPSGRPVILSDKDEVQIENLKCTVSTGQSDYLDARPVSVHSMVGAEQGNREGLVRDSVYVEARPVEASDAARETRDDPLDVLDERRVARRQTDPLSAFSEARRSRQSDDEILLQDDVNLHRGAEPRVTNSQQDDADMHFASMPNTRIRRDRYGFEEPVQSDTGASASQASSASGTSRNTESAIDAVSVDLPHAVDHVALRPLAKSLGIHLGEMSTEQAARVLSDIGASLRAALEGLNHIYKSTSERSANFPLATMHLHALEDNPIRFSRDTDEALHAFFSKRGPVHLSAPAAMQESLDHLNSHQAATEKSIDRALDAVLAALLPRALERRFKAYDAAGVPENQEAYDAWCWRMYRAYFSELRSQRQQGLQMLFWEVFGNEYRATRRHEQMQRDLGEENERDIEQ